A segment of the Asinibacterium sp. OR53 genome:
TTCATCGGTTGCTCCCGCCGTTCATTCAACTACTGCTGCATCTCATACGTATGATGCCATTGTGATTGGCTCGGGTATCAGTGGCGGATGGGCCGCCAAAGAGCTCTGTGAAAAAGGCTTGAAAACCTTATTGCTCGAAAGAGGACGCGATGTGGTACACCTGAAAGATTACCCTACTGCCACCAAGAACCCCTGGGATTTTCCGCACCGCGGCAAAATGCCGGATGCATTTATCAAGGAAAATCCGGTGCTTACCAAATGTTATGCGTTGAGCGAAGCCAGTGAGCATTTCTTTGTGAAAGACCACCAGCATCCTTATATCCAGGAAGCGCCTTTCGATTGGATACGTGGTTACCAGGTAGGTGGTAAATCTTTATTATGGGCGCGTGCAACGCAGCGATGGAGCCGCTTTGATTTTGAAGGACCTGCCAGGGATGGTTTTGCGGTGGACTGGCCCATCCGTTATGAAGACCTGGCGCCATGGTATTCCCATGTAGAGCTTTTTGCCGGTATCAGTGGTAATAAAGATGGGTTGGAAACCCTTCCGGATGGTGAATTCCTTCCGCCCTGGGAAATGAATTGTGTGGAGAAAGAACTGCAGCAAAAGATAATGGCGAATTATAAAGACCGGTATGTGGTACAAGGGCGATGTGCACATCTTACCAAACCGAATGCGATCCACCTGCAACAAGGCAGGGGACAGTGCCAGGCCAGGAATTTGTGTGAAAGAGGGTGTCCTTTCGGAGGATATTTCAGCTCCAATTCCTCCACTATTCCCTGGGCGCAAAAAACGGGAAACCTTACCCTGCGACCCGATTCGGTTGTGCATTCCATTATTTATGATGAGCAGCAAGGTAAAGCTATGGGTGTGCAGGTGATCGATGCAGTTACAAAGAAGACAACGGAATTTTTTGCGAAAATCATTTTTGTGAACGCTGCATGTTTGAATACGAATTTGATCTTATTGAATTCGGTTTCGCGGCGTTTTCCAAATGGATTAGGAAACGATAGCGGTTTATTGGGTAAGTATGTTGCCTTTCACAATTACAGGGGAACCCTGACGGCTTCTTATGACGGACCGAAAGACAAATACTATTATGGCCGCAAGCCAACGGCGGCCATGATGCCCAACTTCAGGAATGTGCGCCGGCAGGAAATGGATTTTCTCCGCGGTTATATGGTGCATTTCAGCGCAAGTAGGGGCAGGGTTGCAGCAGAAGGTATTGGAGGCAATTATAAAGATGCTATCACAGAGGCAGGCGACTGGCATATTTTTATGATGATGCAGGGAGAAACGATTCCCAAAGAGACCAATCACCTGCGTTTGAGTAAAGACCAGAAAGATGAATGGGGTATTCCGCAACTCGTTGTTTCGGTAAAGTATGATGAGAACGATGAGAAACTACTCAAAGATTTCCTGGAACAGGGTGCTGAGATGCTGCAAAAAGCAGGGGCATCGGATATCCGGCCGAACGACAGTAAACAGGCACCCGGATTGGATATACATGAAATGGGAGGTGTACGCATGGGACGTGACCCCAAGACTTCTTTACTCAATCGCTGGAATCAGCTGCACCATTGTAAAAATGTATTTGTTACTGACGGTGCTTGTATGACTTCGGTGAGTACACAGAATCCCTCGCTGACTTTTATGGCCATCACAGCCAGGGCTGCCAATCATGCGGTGGAGGAATTGAAGAAAGGGTATTTGTAGTCATTTTAACTGTGTATTAATTACACATTTAAATAAGCAAAATACTACAACAAAATGTTAAAAAAGGACAGATGCTTCTTAAGCAATCGTTTTAAATTGCGTGTTGTAACGCTATTCGTCTGTATCTAATTAACCCAACATTGCTATGCCAACGAGAAAAAAACTACTCGCGAGGACCGTCATGCTTGCGACCCTCTTTGCGCTACTCAGCGTGGGCGCGTACGCCCAAAAAACTGTCTCCGGTAAAGTAACCAACAAAGTAAATGGCCAACCGATACCCGGGGCTACTATTCAACTACGTGGTACTTCTACTGTTACAGTTACCAATGCAGAAGGTATTTATTCTATTAACATCAAAGGTACAGGAGGTACCCTGGTAGCTACCGTTGTAGGCTTCGAGCCTGTAGAACAGCCGATCAACGGAAGGAATCTTATTTCTTTTGCTTTAACCGAAACCACCGCTTCATTGAGTGAGGTGCTGGTGACCGGTTATTCAACACAAAGGAAGAAAGATATTACCGGATCGGTTGCTGTTGTAAACGTCAACAACATGAAATCGGTGCCATCCGGTACTACGGAATCTATTTTACAAGGACAGGCTTCCGGTGTATCTGTTATTAATTCTGGTGCGCCGGGTGGCGGCAGTAATATCCGCATCCGGGGTATCACTTCATTGGGTAACTCAAACCCGTTGGTGATCATCGATGGTGTGCAGGGGAGCTTGCACGACCTGAATGTGAACGATATTGAATCTGTTCAGGTATTGAAAGATGCCGGCGCTGCTGCCATTTATGGTGTGCAGGGATCCAATGGTGTGGTGATCGTAACCACCAAAAAAGGAAAATCTGGTAAGGCTAAGGTAACCTATGATGCTTTTGTAGGTACCCAACGTCCTTTGAAAAATGGCTTCAACCTGGCCAACACGCCTGAATATGCCAGTGTAATATGGGCACAGGCAAAGAACTCAGGTGTAAACCCCAGCCATCCACAATTTGGTAATGGCGCTTCACCAGTGATACCTGATTATATCACACCCTCGGGCGCAAAAGAAGGTGATCCTAATACCAATCCCGCAGCATACGACATTAATAAGAACCAGATCACCAGGGCGAATAAAGTGGGTACCGATTGGTTCCACGAAACATTTAAGCCTGCGATGATCCAGAGCCACAGCATTTCAGTAAGTGGTGGTAATGATAAATCGGCTTATCTGTTTTCTGTAGGATATTTCAATCAACAGGGTACCCTGATCAATACTTATTTGAAAAGGTATTCTGTACGATTGAATACGGTGTTTAATGTAAAAGACCATATCAGGATCGGTGAAAATGCTTATATTTTCTACAAACAGAATCCTGGCTTTACCAACCAGAACGAGGGTAATGCCATTTCCTTTACTTACCGTGAACCGCCCATCATCCCGATATATGATATCATGGGCAATTTCGCAGGTACCAAATCGAAAGGTTTGAGTAACTCTCAAAACCCGGTTGCCAACCAGATGCGTACGGCCGATAACAAAGGGAACGACTGGCAGGTAAACGGTAATGTTTTTGCAGAAGTAGATTTCCTGCAACACTTTACTGCACGCACCAGCTTCGGTGGTAATTTCGATAATTATTATTACTATTATTTCAATTACACCCCTTACGAAAATGCAGAGGGTAATACTAACCCTACCTCTTTTACCGAAGGATCCGGTTACAATAGCCAGTGGCTGTGGACCAACACCCTCCAATATACCAATGTGTTTGGTAAGCACAATGTAAAAGCATTGGTTGGTTCCGAAGCCAAACAGGTGTACAACCGTGGTTTTACGGCCGGAAGGAGCAATTACTATTCTATCAACCCTAATTTCTGGACATTGAATACGGGCGATCCCAGTACCCAGAGTAACAGTGGTGGCTCTCCCACACAATTGGCCTTGTATTCTTTGTTTGGCCGCGTAGATTATAATTACGATGATAAGTACCTTTTGTCTGGTACAATACGCCGGGATGGTGCTTCCGTATTCGACAAAGACCACCGTTATGGCAATTTCCCCTCCGTAACCCTTGGCTGGCGCCTTTCCCGTGAAAGTTTCATGAGCACCGTTAGTTGGATCAACGACCTGAAACTCCGCGGTGGCTGGGGTAAACTGGGCTCTATCAGCAATATCAATCCTACCAATCCTTTTACTTTGTATGGTTCTTCTGCGGGCAACTCTTATTATGACATCGCAGGGCAAAGTGTCGGCGCTACCCAGGGTTTTTACCTCAGGCAATTTGGTAACCAGAATACTACCTGGGAAGAAGATATCGTAACCAACGTTGGTTTGGATGCGACTTTATTCAAGAATAAAATAGACTTCTCTATCGAGTGGTATAAAAAAGCCATCAGCGGATTGTTATTCCCCGGAAACCCCGTTAACGCAGCGTTCATCGGTGGTGGCAGTCCGCCCTTCGTGAACCTGGGTAATATCCAGAACACTGGTATCGACTTCTCTCTTACTTATCACGGCAAAGCTTTGCGCAACGAGCTCAGCTTTGACCTCACAGGTAATATCACCGCTTACCGAAGTAAAATTGTGAGTCTGCCTGTTAAATATGTAGATTATAACAGTGATGGTTCAACTCGTATCGGCGCCTTTACAAGGGCACAAGAAGGACAACCCATTGGTGAGTTCTTCGGCTATGATGTGGTTGGATTATTCAGGGATGCACAGGATGTTTCCAAATCTCCTACCCAGGATGGTGCCGGACCTGGCCGTTTCAAATACAGGGATGTGAATGGAGATGGTAAGATAGATGCGAACGACAGGACTTTCTTTGGTAACCCGAACCCTAAGTTTACCTACGGATTCAATATTGCCGCCAGCTATAAGAATTTTGATTTCTCTACATTCTTCTATGGTTCTTATGGAAATGATGTGATCAACTACGTTCGCTACTGGACAGACTTCCCACAGGTATTTGGTGGTAACGTGAGCAAGGATGCCGTTTATAACTCTTGGAGCCCGAGTAATTTGAATGCTAAAGTGCCCGTACTGGAGCAGACTGCTAACTTCAGTAACTCTTCTGTGTTCAACTCTTACTACAAAGAAAGCGGTTCTTACCTGAGGTGTAAATCAATGATCCTTGGCTATTCATTTGCACCGGCGAAGTTGAAAACCATTGGCATCGAAAAACTGAGGGTGTTCGTACAGGCTGCTAACCTGTTCACTATTACCAAATACACCGGCCTCGATCCTGAATTGCAGGGTTCTAACCTGAATACCAGTACCAACTTCGGTATAGACTTCGGTAACTATCCTGCCAATCAGAAGAATTACAATATCGGCGTCAGTGTATCATTTTAAACAACCATCAAATTCTGCAATATGAAACCAACGAAATATAAATACCTGGTGCCTGTGCTCAGTGCCGGCGTTCTGGGACTTCTATTTGCCTGTAATAAAGGCTTCCTTGATAAATCTCCGGTAGGTACCCTTAACAAAGATATCCTGGCCGATAAAAATGGTGTGAACGGTTTGCTGATCGGTGCTTATTCCCTGCTCGATGGAGTAGGAGGTAATGGCGGAGGCTGGGGCGCTGCTGCATCCAACTGGGTGTATGGAAGTGTGTGTGCCGATGATGCCTACAAAGGATCTACTCCTTCCGACCAAGGCGATATCGCTCCGCTTGAAACCTGGACAGCCAATTCAACCAACTCCTATCCCAGCGGTAAATGGCGCCTCTGTTATGATGGCGTGCAGCGTGCCAACGAAGTATTACGCGTGATGCGTGTGGCCAAAGGATTGTCAGCTGCTGATACTACAGTCATTTCGGCAGAAGCGAAGTTTCTCAGGGCGCACTACCATTTTGAACTGAAGAAAGTATTCAATAATATTCCTTTTGTGGATGAGACGGTAACTTTCGAAAGTGGCAAAAAAGTAGAAAACGTAAGTGGATCGGGCTATGTAAATGCATGGCCGCAGATAGAGGCAGATTTTACTTATGCCATGAACAACCTGCCGGAAACTCAACCGCAGATCGGTCGCGCCAATAAATGGGCTGCTATGGCTTTCCTGGCCAAAGTGTATATGTTTGAGCAGAAATACGACCAGGCAAAACCCCTGTTCGATCAACTGATCACCAGCGGTAAAAATGCCAGTGGTGTGAAATATAATCTGGTTGGTTATGAGGCCAATTTCAATCCTGCTACCAAGAACAACGCCGAGACTGTTTTCTCTGTTCAAATGTCGATCAATGATGGTTCCGGTGCACAAGGTACTCCCAACGGTAACTATGGTGATGTATTGAACTTCCCTTATAACAACCAGCCCGGTGGCTGCTGTGGGTTCTTCAATGCTTCTCTCAGCCTGGCGAATTCTTATAAAACAGATATCAATGGTCTCCCTTTGCTTGATACCTACGACGATGGCGTGAATGTGAGCGATTATACCAATGCCTACAAGGGCACAATGGATCCTCGGGTCGACTGGGTAATGGGCCGCCCCAATATGCCTTATTTCGACTGGGGTAACATGCCCAACGACGATTCATGGATCAGGGCCGACCAGGGACCCAATTACCGCTTCGTGCCTAAGAAGAGTTCTTATTCCAAGAGCCAGAAAGGCATCTTTACCAGCACAGAGAACTATTGGGCCAATACCCAACTGACTGCTAACAACGTGAACCTGATGCGTTTTGCCGATGTATTACTGATGGCTGCTGAATGTGAAATGCAGGCAACCAGCGGCGATCCTAATAAAGCGCTGGCTTATGTAAACAGGGTACGTGCCAGGGCTGCAGACCCCACCGGATGGGTATACACCAATGCCACTTATGATGCTTCTAAAAACCAGTATTCTCCCCAAACAACACCTGCAGACAATTACAATGTAGGATTGTATCCAGTAGGTGCATTCGCTGATAAGAATTATGCTTTAAAAGCTATTCGATTCGAGCGGAAACTGGAGCTGGCTATGGAAGGACATCGCTTCTTTGACCTGGTTCGCTGGGGTGTTGCCGATGTAACCCTGAACGCTTATTCTGCTTACGAAAAAGCACAAAAGAAAGCTTACATCTACTATAACGGACCTACGTTTACCAAGGGTAAATCAGAGTATTTCGCGATACCTCAATCAGAGATCGATAAGCTGAATGCAGATGGGCAAACGCACCTGAAGCAGAATCCGGGATACTAGAACTGATCTATTTTGTATACTGCAATCAGCCTTTGATTGCAGTATACATTTTATAATAAAAAAAAATTTAAAAACAGTTGCATATGTCATTTGTATTATATATTTTTCATCTTAAAAATGAAAACAATGACAAATCAACTGAAGCTGCTGCTACCAGTTACATGTAGCATTCTTTTCTTTTCTATTTTTTATTTTGGATGCACTAAAAAAAGCGATTCAGATCCAAGTAAGAAAGCGCTTACAGAACCTTTAATTAAGAAAACCAATGGTACCTATTCGTGTGGCTCTACAATTAGCGGAAACTTTTTAGGCTCCGGGTATTACACTTATCCCGACAATACAATAGACCTTTCTTTATCTGCTCAAGGTTCATTAATACAAATAGCTTGCGATGCAGTTGAAGTGCCTAATAGATTTTCCATCTATGATGGTACAACACTTGTGGTTACTACCGGTTGGATAGGAACGGCTAATTATTCGGGCCCATGGGGTACTTCATTAAGTACCTCAGCTACCCAAACGTTGTCTTTTTTTCGAGGAGCCTCTTCTACCTATACTCTTCGTGTTGAGACCTCTCCTCAGGGGATGACAGATACCTGGAATGTAACTATAAGCTGCCCTAGTGTACCCCCGATATGGGTAGATACGACACATACTCCTGGATCAGGATTGAGTTGTGGAAATTGCTTAACTTCTTTTAGTGGAAGTTATGGTGGTTATGGTTATTATTCCTATCCAAACAAAACCTTGAATTTTCAATGTGTTCCTATTGGTAACACAATTAATGTGAGTTGTGCTGCTATTGATGTGCCTAACAGGTTTACGATTTATGATGGTAATACTAATTTAATAGCTACTTCTGGTTGGCTAGGCACAGCAAGTTATTCAGGACCTTGGGGAATGTCACTAAACGCCCCTTCGACAACTATACTCTCATTTACCCGTCAGGCAAACTCAACTTATTATTATTTAAAAGTAGAGACCTCTCCTCAGGGAATAACGGATTCGTGGAATGTAAGTATAGGTTGTCCTAATTAGAATTATCACTATGTGAAGTGTTAATAAGATTAGATTGATTATTAATTAAGAGGCGGGTTATTACCGCCTCTTAATTTTTGTTATATTGCTGTATCTATGACCTTTTACAAAATTGCTGCCCCCTTGTTGTGTTGCTGCCTTGGCTTAATATCTTGCCATCAGGACAAACTCTTTACTCCTATATCGGCTTCTCATTCTGGAATATATTTTAACAACAAAATCATTGAAACAGATTCTATCAATGAACTGGATATTGAAAATGTGTACAATGGCGGTGGCGTAGGGATCGGTGATTTTAACAACGACGGATTACCTGATATCTATTTCACCGGCAACCTGGTTTCCAACAAACTTTACCTCAATAAAGGAGATTTTAAGTTTGATGATGTGACCGATAAAGCCGGTGTAACCGGGAATGGAAAATGGTGCAGGGGTGTGGCGGTTGTGGACATCAATAATGATGGCTGGATGGATATGTATGTGTGTGCTACGCTCAAAAGCAATCCTGCTGAGCGGGAAAATCTTTTGTACATCAACCAGGGGCTCGATAAAGATGGTGTTCCACATTTCAAGGAAATGGCCAAAGAGTACGGACTGGCCGATACCATGCACAGCACACAGGCTGCTTTTTTTGATTACGATAATGATGGCGACCTGGATGTATATGTCGTAGTCAATGAGATACAAAAAAATGTGTACCCCGATAATTTCCGCCCAATATTGAAAGACGGATCCAATCCCAGCACAGGCCGGCTCTATCGGAATGATTGGAATGATTCATTGAAACATCCGGTATTTACCGATGTTTCTAAACAAGCCGGTATCCAAACAGAAGGTTATGGCCATTCGGTTAATATCGTAGACATCAACAACGATGGTTGGAAAGACATTTATGTAACCAATGATTTTGTAACCAACGACCTGCTCTGGATCAACAACCACGATGGCACTTTCTCTGAACAACTGTCTACTTATTTCAAACACACTTCCGCCAATGCCATGGGCAATGATATAACGGATATCAATAACGATGGATTGGTAGACGTGGTGGTATTGGATATGAGTCCGGAAGACAACTACCGGAAAAAAATGATGCTGTCGCCCAACAGTTACCAGCGCTACCAGAATTCCGACCTGTATGGATATAATTACCAGTACGTGCGAAATACCCTGCAACTCAACCAGGGACCAAGGGTAGGACAGAATGATTCTATCGGTGTACCTATTTTCAGCGAAATTGGTTTTTATGCTGGAATGGCGGAAACGGATTGGAGCTGGACCCCGATGGTTACTGATTTCGACAATGATGGTAACCGCGATATCATCATCACCAATGGATTTCCCAAAGATATTACCGATCACGATTTCGGCGTGTTCAGGAGCAAAGCTTATCTCATCGCATCTAAACAACAATTGTTGTCGCAGATACCGGAAGTGAAATTGCACAATTATGCTTTCAGAAATAATGGTAACCTGCGGTTTTCCAATGTGTCTGATAAATGGGGACTCAGTACGCCTACTTTCTCAAATGGAGCGGCTTATGTTGATCTGGATAATGATGGCGATCTCGACATGGTCATCAATAATATTAATGATGTTGCCGCTGTATACAGGAACAATGCAAGGGAATTGAACAAGGAGAACAGTCACTACTTACAGGTTCAATTAACAGGAGACAGCCTGAACAAAAAAGGTTTGGGCGCCTGGGTGGAAATACATTATGATCATGGAAAAAAACAGGTATGGGAAAACACACCTTACAGGGGTTATCTCTCATCTGTTCAGGATATCGCCCATTTTGGATTGGGCGCTTTGAATAAAGTGGATTCTGTTCTCGTCAGGTGGCCTAATGGAAAAGAGCAATGGATAACCAATGTAAGCGCCGATCAGTTATTGAAGATCAACATAGCCAATGCGCGAAGCAATAATCAAGATGCCAGGGAAGTATTGGCGAAAAACACCCTGTTCAAAGAGATAACGGCTGCGGCTGGTATTCAATATGTTCACCAGGAGCGCGACTTTATAGATTTCAATATTCAAAAATTATTGCCGCATAAACTTTCTGAATACGGACCTGCACTCGCAACGGGCGATGTGAATGGGGATGGCCTGGATGATATCATAATTGGAGGCGCTTTTACTTATCGCACACAATTATTTCTGCAACAACCCAACGGCAGGTTTATACAACGTGATTTATTGCCCGGAAGCGATGCCACTCAAAAAAAGGAAGAAGATATGGGCATGCTCTTGTTTGATGCCGATGGAGATGGCGACCTCGACCTGTATATTGCCAGCGGCGGATACGAGAACCAGCCTGGTACGGCTGCATACCAGGACAGGCTTTATATCAACGACGGTAAAGGAAATTTTACGCAGGATGTATCGGCGCTTCCGCAAAATTTTACCAGTAAGTTCTGTGTCAGGGCCATCGATTATGACAAAGACGGAGACCTGGACCTGTTCATTTCAGGCCGGGTTGATCCCTGGAATTATCCCAAACCCGTTTCCAGTTTTATTTATCGCAACGATTCCAAAGATGGTCATGTAAAGTTCACTGATGTTACCCAACAGGTGGCCAAAGACCTCACCAATATTGGTATGGTGTGTGATGCAG
Coding sequences within it:
- a CDS encoding RagB/SusD family nutrient uptake outer membrane protein; its protein translation is MKPTKYKYLVPVLSAGVLGLLFACNKGFLDKSPVGTLNKDILADKNGVNGLLIGAYSLLDGVGGNGGGWGAAASNWVYGSVCADDAYKGSTPSDQGDIAPLETWTANSTNSYPSGKWRLCYDGVQRANEVLRVMRVAKGLSAADTTVISAEAKFLRAHYHFELKKVFNNIPFVDETVTFESGKKVENVSGSGYVNAWPQIEADFTYAMNNLPETQPQIGRANKWAAMAFLAKVYMFEQKYDQAKPLFDQLITSGKNASGVKYNLVGYEANFNPATKNNAETVFSVQMSINDGSGAQGTPNGNYGDVLNFPYNNQPGGCCGFFNASLSLANSYKTDINGLPLLDTYDDGVNVSDYTNAYKGTMDPRVDWVMGRPNMPYFDWGNMPNDDSWIRADQGPNYRFVPKKSSYSKSQKGIFTSTENYWANTQLTANNVNLMRFADVLLMAAECEMQATSGDPNKALAYVNRVRARAADPTGWVYTNATYDASKNQYSPQTTPADNYNVGLYPVGAFADKNYALKAIRFERKLELAMEGHRFFDLVRWGVADVTLNAYSAYEKAQKKAYIYYNGPTFTKGKSEYFAIPQSEIDKLNADGQTHLKQNPGY
- a CDS encoding FG-GAP-like repeat-containing protein, whose product is MTFYKIAAPLLCCCLGLISCHQDKLFTPISASHSGIYFNNKIIETDSINELDIENVYNGGGVGIGDFNNDGLPDIYFTGNLVSNKLYLNKGDFKFDDVTDKAGVTGNGKWCRGVAVVDINNDGWMDMYVCATLKSNPAERENLLYINQGLDKDGVPHFKEMAKEYGLADTMHSTQAAFFDYDNDGDLDVYVVVNEIQKNVYPDNFRPILKDGSNPSTGRLYRNDWNDSLKHPVFTDVSKQAGIQTEGYGHSVNIVDINNDGWKDIYVTNDFVTNDLLWINNHDGTFSEQLSTYFKHTSANAMGNDITDINNDGLVDVVVLDMSPEDNYRKKMMLSPNSYQRYQNSDLYGYNYQYVRNTLQLNQGPRVGQNDSIGVPIFSEIGFYAGMAETDWSWTPMVTDFDNDGNRDIIITNGFPKDITDHDFGVFRSKAYLIASKQQLLSQIPEVKLHNYAFRNNGNLRFSNVSDKWGLSTPTFSNGAAYVDLDNDGDLDMVINNINDVAAVYRNNARELNKENSHYLQVQLTGDSLNKKGLGAWVEIHYDHGKKQVWENTPYRGYLSSVQDIAHFGLGALNKVDSVLVRWPNGKEQWITNVSADQLLKINIANARSNNQDAREVLAKNTLFKEITAAAGIQYVHQERDFIDFNIQKLLPHKLSEYGPALATGDVNGDGLDDIIIGGAFTYRTQLFLQQPNGRFIQRDLLPGSDATQKKEEDMGMLLFDADGDGDLDLYIASGGYENQPGTAAYQDRLYINDGKGNFTQDVSALPQNFTSKFCVRAIDYDKDGDLDLFISGRVDPWNYPKPVSSFIYRNDSKDGHVKFTDVTQQVAKDLTNIGMVCDAVFTDFDNDGWPDLVLAGEWMPLTFLKNNKGVFTNVSAQSGISNQLGWWNTITAGDFDNDGRMDYIVGNLGQNSFYRASEQYPVSIYAKDFDNNGSLDAFCSLYLPATITDPTKKEFPAQTRDDVVKQMISMRTKFQNYKSFATATMDQLFSKEQLQGALILHANQFNSCFVKNEGNGRFSLHPLPAQAQFSVLNGMLVEDFDGDGNLDVLINGNDYGTEVSVGRYDALNGLLLKGNGKGDFTPISILQSGIFIPGNGKALAKLRSASGKCLVAATQNRGPLKVFEEKQPVRCVVLQPNDVFTVIQYKNGKKQKREIGYGVSFLSQSARFLNIEAGVQSVIITDNRGASRSVPL
- a CDS encoding GMC oxidoreductase; amino-acid sequence: MPDTSSVAPAVHSTTAASHTYDAIVIGSGISGGWAAKELCEKGLKTLLLERGRDVVHLKDYPTATKNPWDFPHRGKMPDAFIKENPVLTKCYALSEASEHFFVKDHQHPYIQEAPFDWIRGYQVGGKSLLWARATQRWSRFDFEGPARDGFAVDWPIRYEDLAPWYSHVELFAGISGNKDGLETLPDGEFLPPWEMNCVEKELQQKIMANYKDRYVVQGRCAHLTKPNAIHLQQGRGQCQARNLCERGCPFGGYFSSNSSTIPWAQKTGNLTLRPDSVVHSIIYDEQQGKAMGVQVIDAVTKKTTEFFAKIIFVNAACLNTNLILLNSVSRRFPNGLGNDSGLLGKYVAFHNYRGTLTASYDGPKDKYYYGRKPTAAMMPNFRNVRRQEMDFLRGYMVHFSASRGRVAAEGIGGNYKDAITEAGDWHIFMMMQGETIPKETNHLRLSKDQKDEWGIPQLVVSVKYDENDEKLLKDFLEQGAEMLQKAGASDIRPNDSKQAPGLDIHEMGGVRMGRDPKTSLLNRWNQLHHCKNVFVTDGACMTSVSTQNPSLTFMAITARAANHAVEELKKGYL
- a CDS encoding TonB-dependent receptor, translating into MPTRKKLLARTVMLATLFALLSVGAYAQKTVSGKVTNKVNGQPIPGATIQLRGTSTVTVTNAEGIYSINIKGTGGTLVATVVGFEPVEQPINGRNLISFALTETTASLSEVLVTGYSTQRKKDITGSVAVVNVNNMKSVPSGTTESILQGQASGVSVINSGAPGGGSNIRIRGITSLGNSNPLVIIDGVQGSLHDLNVNDIESVQVLKDAGAAAIYGVQGSNGVVIVTTKKGKSGKAKVTYDAFVGTQRPLKNGFNLANTPEYASVIWAQAKNSGVNPSHPQFGNGASPVIPDYITPSGAKEGDPNTNPAAYDINKNQITRANKVGTDWFHETFKPAMIQSHSISVSGGNDKSAYLFSVGYFNQQGTLINTYLKRYSVRLNTVFNVKDHIRIGENAYIFYKQNPGFTNQNEGNAISFTYREPPIIPIYDIMGNFAGTKSKGLSNSQNPVANQMRTADNKGNDWQVNGNVFAEVDFLQHFTARTSFGGNFDNYYYYYFNYTPYENAEGNTNPTSFTEGSGYNSQWLWTNTLQYTNVFGKHNVKALVGSEAKQVYNRGFTAGRSNYYSINPNFWTLNTGDPSTQSNSGGSPTQLALYSLFGRVDYNYDDKYLLSGTIRRDGASVFDKDHRYGNFPSVTLGWRLSRESFMSTVSWINDLKLRGGWGKLGSISNINPTNPFTLYGSSAGNSYYDIAGQSVGATQGFYLRQFGNQNTTWEEDIVTNVGLDATLFKNKIDFSIEWYKKAISGLLFPGNPVNAAFIGGGSPPFVNLGNIQNTGIDFSLTYHGKALRNELSFDLTGNITAYRSKIVSLPVKYVDYNSDGSTRIGAFTRAQEGQPIGEFFGYDVVGLFRDAQDVSKSPTQDGAGPGRFKYRDVNGDGKIDANDRTFFGNPNPKFTYGFNIAASYKNFDFSTFFYGSYGNDVINYVRYWTDFPQVFGGNVSKDAVYNSWSPSNLNAKVPVLEQTANFSNSSVFNSYYKESGSYLRCKSMILGYSFAPAKLKTIGIEKLRVFVQAANLFTITKYTGLDPELQGSNLNTSTNFGIDFGNYPANQKNYNIGVSVSF